Proteins encoded by one window of Paenibacillus sp. DCT19:
- a CDS encoding pyroglutamyl-peptidase I, giving the protein MLKILISGFEPFGGDAVNPTSELMEALTQEKVEGAVLKTVLLPVHFDECADLLIAEMQAYKPDVVIACGLAKGRTAITPERIAVNVKDIPPSSYADNQGQRPVDELIREGSPDGLFSTLPIRSMVNDLTAAGIPAAVSNTAGTYICNNTMYRVLDWIRLEQLPICAGFVHFPASTEMAVLQPAVPSLPIGMMLDGLRVMIRTVVHTAKG; this is encoded by the coding sequence ATGCTGAAAATTTTAATTTCTGGATTTGAACCTTTTGGCGGCGATGCGGTGAATCCCACGTCTGAATTGATGGAAGCTCTTACACAGGAAAAGGTGGAGGGTGCAGTGCTGAAGACGGTGCTGCTGCCTGTACACTTCGACGAATGTGCTGATCTTCTGATCGCAGAGATGCAGGCGTATAAGCCGGATGTGGTGATTGCTTGTGGTCTGGCAAAAGGCAGAACAGCCATTACACCGGAACGCATTGCTGTAAACGTTAAGGATATTCCGCCAAGCTCTTACGCTGATAATCAGGGACAGCGTCCTGTGGATGAGCTGATTCGTGAAGGCAGCCCAGATGGGTTGTTTTCTACCCTGCCGATCCGTTCTATGGTGAATGACCTAACCGCAGCAGGCATCCCGGCAGCTGTATCCAACACGGCAGGAACTTATATTTGTAACAACACGATGTATCGTGTGCTGGATTGGATTCGTCTGGAACAGCTGCCGATTTGTGCTGGATTCGTTCATTTCCCTGCTTCAACGGAGATGGCTGTGCTGCAGCCTGCTGTTCCTTCTTTGCCGATAGGAATGATGTTGGACGGGTTAAGGGTGATGATCCGTACCGTGGTGCACACTGCAAAAGGATAA
- a CDS encoding 1,4-dihydroxy-6-naphthoate synthase, which yields MKIAFSPCPNDTFIFHAWVHGLIPGAPELDVRYADIDITNGLAASPIGPEIPDVMKISYAALPYVLDKYALLPAGGALGRGCGPLVLTASGTTDPAYLSGRRVAVPSERSTAYMLFRLWAAQNVPGGVGEIVVMPFDQIMPAVRDGLIDAGLVIHEARFTYQNYDLKLMTDLGNWWEEDTGLPIPLGAIIARRDLDAQALAGWARASVEYAWAHPDESRAYVMEHAQEMDPDVAAQHIDLYVNEFSANLGDDGYGAITALLGRAMKEGLVPEFDLSLLRI from the coding sequence ATGAAAATTGCATTTTCCCCGTGTCCCAATGACACGTTTATCTTTCACGCATGGGTGCATGGTCTAATTCCAGGAGCACCTGAGCTGGATGTTCGCTACGCCGATATCGACATTACCAATGGTCTCGCTGCGAGCCCTATTGGCCCCGAGATCCCGGATGTTATGAAAATCTCTTATGCCGCTTTGCCATATGTGCTGGATAAGTATGCGTTGCTGCCTGCAGGCGGTGCACTCGGCAGAGGTTGTGGCCCGCTTGTGTTAACGGCAAGTGGTACGACAGATCCGGCATATCTCTCAGGACGACGAGTTGCTGTACCTAGCGAACGCTCAACCGCATATATGTTATTCCGACTCTGGGCTGCACAGAACGTTCCCGGTGGTGTCGGTGAGATCGTTGTGATGCCATTTGATCAGATTATGCCTGCTGTACGCGACGGCCTCATTGATGCAGGATTGGTCATTCATGAAGCGCGCTTCACTTATCAAAACTATGATCTTAAACTAATGACCGATCTCGGCAATTGGTGGGAAGAGGATACAGGTCTGCCTATTCCACTCGGAGCGATCATCGCTCGTCGTGATCTGGACGCTCAAGCACTGGCTGGATGGGCTCGCGCCTCGGTGGAGTACGCTTGGGCACACCCGGATGAATCCAGAGCCTATGTGATGGAACATGCGCAGGAAATGGACCCTGATGTAGCTGCACAGCATATTGATCTGTATGTGAATGAGTTCAGTGCCAACCTTGGCGATGATGGATATGGTGCAATAACCGCATTGCTGGGAAGAGCGATGAAGGAAGGGCTTGTACCTGAATTCGACCTAAGTCTACTGCGGATCTAG
- a CDS encoding futalosine hydrolase — translation MNVPAASRTPRVLIVTAVDAEKEAVLRGLGDKAADMFDVIAAGVGPASAAAGTAAALALAAAAASRLKAPAVATAPDLATAPPPAAAAVAPALAQGATAPEQPDAAQASAASTAPGLLAGTGLTSAYTLVVSAGIGGGFPGVADVGSLVVADAMVAADLGSQAPDGFLSVDELGFGSSRVAADAAFAVRLRDALKRAGHAVSGGTAVTVSTATGTAETAAELLRRVPDAAAEGMEGFGVATAAQQFGVPALELRGISNAVGPRDRDAWRIKDALIALQAASSILREVLTS, via the coding sequence ATGAATGTTCCTGCTGCATCTCGAACTCCGCGTGTATTAATTGTAACTGCCGTAGATGCGGAAAAAGAAGCTGTCCTTCGCGGACTGGGTGATAAGGCCGCGGATATGTTTGACGTGATCGCTGCGGGTGTCGGCCCAGCCTCCGCAGCGGCAGGAACGGCTGCAGCGCTCGCCTTAGCGGCCGCGGCTGCAAGCCGTTTGAAGGCGCCGGCGGTTGCCACGGCGCCTGATCTTGCGACGGCGCCGCCACCGGCTGCGGCTGCCGTAGCCCCTGCTCTGGCGCAAGGTGCCACCGCGCCAGAGCAACCCGATGCGGCGCAGGCATCTGCCGCATCAACAGCGCCGGGGCTGCTTGCCGGAACCGGCCTGACCTCAGCGTACACGCTGGTGGTCAGTGCCGGCATCGGCGGCGGCTTCCCCGGCGTGGCGGACGTCGGCTCCCTCGTGGTAGCCGACGCCATGGTTGCTGCCGATCTGGGCTCGCAAGCGCCAGACGGCTTCCTCTCTGTGGACGAGCTCGGATTCGGCTCGTCCCGGGTTGCGGCGGACGCAGCGTTTGCCGTCCGCCTGCGCGATGCGCTGAAGCGGGCTGGGCACGCTGTCAGCGGAGGCACTGCGGTCACCGTGTCCACGGCGACCGGAACAGCCGAGACGGCCGCGGAGCTACTGCGCCGCGTGCCGGATGCCGCCGCCGAAGGCATGGAAGGCTTCGGCGTAGCAACGGCTGCTCAGCAGTTCGGTGTGCCTGCACTCGAACTGCGTGGCATATCTAACGCGGTCGGTCCACGCGACCGCGACGCTTGGCGCATCAAGGATGCACTAATTGCACTCCAGGCGGCAAGTTCCATTTTACGGGAGGTACTTACATCATGA
- a CDS encoding GntR family transcriptional regulator, translated as MFELDVRSRKAIYEQLVDKIKEMIVYGVLQPDEQLPSVRTLSAQLTVNPNTIQKAYRELEREGYIYSLQGKGSFVSSSVEHPNAAMRDEIRAALVKLIAEASYSGLTKADMMILFQEAMARIEKGEPND; from the coding sequence ATGTTCGAATTGGATGTGCGCAGCCGTAAGGCGATCTATGAACAACTAGTAGACAAAATCAAAGAAATGATCGTATACGGTGTTCTCCAACCAGATGAGCAGCTTCCTTCCGTTCGCACCCTATCCGCGCAACTGACGGTGAATCCCAACACCATTCAGAAGGCATACCGGGAACTGGAACGAGAAGGTTACATCTACTCATTACAGGGAAAAGGGAGCTTCGTATCATCTTCCGTGGAACATCCGAATGCAGCCATGAGAGATGAGATTAGAGCAGCTCTGGTGAAGCTGATTGCAGAGGCTTCGTATTCCGGTTTAACCAAAGCCGACATGATGATTTTATTTCAGGAAGCGATGGCCCGTATAGAAAAGGGGGAGCCGAATGATTGA
- a CDS encoding ABC transporter ATP-binding protein has translation MIELKQVVKTFQQEKAVDGVTMQVHKGSIYGLLGSNGAGKTSLLKMIAGIYRQDSGTVRIDGTEIVENLDLKGRTIFMADAPYFFPQSSIHQMANFYRSVYPRWNEERFVQLGNVFKLDMKRKLHRMSKGMRRQAAVWLGLSCMPEVLLMDEPIDGLDPVMRQQIKNLLFQEAADRQVTIIISSHNLREIEDLCDHVAIMHKGRIIVEKDLDDLKADTHKIQVAFRHPDHAQAIEEHIDILHEEKRGSVSLFIVKGNRETVTQRFQSQDPYLLDVLPLTLEEIFIYEMEDAGYDIQPIIL, from the coding sequence ATGATTGAGCTGAAGCAGGTCGTCAAAACATTTCAACAGGAAAAAGCAGTAGACGGCGTCACGATGCAGGTACATAAAGGATCAATCTACGGGTTGCTCGGTTCCAACGGAGCAGGCAAAACGTCGTTGCTCAAAATGATCGCAGGCATTTATCGTCAGGACAGTGGCACAGTTCGCATTGATGGCACTGAAATTGTAGAGAATTTAGACTTGAAGGGTCGCACCATTTTTATGGCAGATGCACCTTATTTTTTCCCGCAGTCTTCCATTCATCAAATGGCTAACTTCTATCGGTCTGTGTATCCACGCTGGAACGAGGAACGATTCGTGCAACTGGGCAACGTATTTAAGCTCGATATGAAACGTAAGCTTCATCGCATGTCCAAAGGCATGCGCCGTCAGGCGGCTGTATGGCTGGGCTTGAGCTGTATGCCTGAAGTGTTGCTGATGGATGAGCCGATTGATGGCCTCGATCCCGTTATGAGACAACAGATCAAAAACCTGCTGTTTCAGGAGGCGGCCGATCGTCAAGTCACGATTATCATTTCCTCCCATAATCTCAGAGAAATTGAAGATCTGTGTGACCACGTAGCTATTATGCATAAAGGCCGAATCATTGTAGAGAAGGATCTGGATGACCTGAAGGCAGATACACACAAAATTCAAGTCGCGTTTCGTCATCCTGATCATGCCCAAGCGATAGAGGAACATATCGACATTCTGCATGAAGAGAAGCGGGGCAGTGTATCGCTATTCATCGTCAAAGGCAATCGTGAGACGGTGACACAGCGGTTCCAGTCACAAGATCCTTATCTGCTGGACGTACTACCACTGACGCTGGAAGAGATATTTATCTATGAAATGGAGGATGCAGGGTATGACATTCAGCCGATTATACTTTAA
- a CDS encoding MalY/PatB family protein, with translation MNKYNFAESIHRLETGSEKWDALEEIFGVTEALPMWVADMDFAAPPSVIQALQSRVEHGVFGYTVRTDSYHEAVVGWMERRHHWSIQKEWIVFTPGIVPALSIAVQRFTAPGDAVVIQTPVYAPFYEVVRGQDRELMTNPLKGTNGHYTMDLEHLESCFQTGRVKMLILCSPHNPLGTVWSRHELEELVALCVRYDVLIVSDEIHADLVHQPGTHTPLSLISDAIAQQSIICTAPSKTFNIPGLCTSNIIIPNAKLRESFMQGVKMMGLSSISTLGATATEAAYRGGADWLDECLAYVRGNMEYVQQYAAEHIPQLGVFLPDATYLLWLDFSKLDINQEELNSALLNEAKIALNDGIFFGTEGTGFMRMNVACPRVTVEEAMRRLTTWINSLSQVSL, from the coding sequence ATGAACAAATATAACTTTGCTGAGTCAATTCATCGTCTTGAAACAGGGTCGGAAAAATGGGACGCACTAGAGGAAATTTTCGGTGTTACCGAGGCACTGCCGATGTGGGTAGCCGACATGGATTTTGCTGCCCCGCCATCGGTAATTCAGGCGCTGCAATCCCGTGTGGAACATGGCGTCTTCGGTTATACCGTGCGTACGGATTCATATCATGAGGCCGTGGTAGGATGGATGGAGCGCAGACACCACTGGAGCATCCAGAAGGAATGGATCGTGTTTACTCCTGGTATCGTGCCAGCGTTAAGCATTGCTGTGCAACGATTCACCGCACCAGGTGATGCAGTCGTTATTCAAACGCCCGTATATGCTCCCTTCTATGAAGTCGTACGTGGACAAGACCGAGAGCTTATGACTAATCCATTAAAAGGAACGAATGGTCACTATACGATGGATCTAGAACATCTCGAATCCTGCTTCCAGACAGGTCGGGTCAAAATGCTGATTCTATGCAGTCCCCATAATCCATTAGGAACGGTATGGAGTCGCCATGAGTTGGAAGAACTAGTTGCTCTATGTGTTAGATATGATGTACTGATTGTTTCCGATGAGATTCATGCCGATCTGGTCCATCAGCCAGGTACTCACACACCGTTATCTCTCATCTCAGATGCGATTGCTCAGCAAAGCATCATCTGTACAGCGCCAAGCAAAACCTTCAACATTCCGGGGCTCTGCACATCCAATATCATTATTCCAAATGCCAAGCTACGAGAATCATTTATGCAGGGAGTCAAAATGATGGGACTGTCCAGCATCAGTACTTTAGGCGCAACAGCTACCGAAGCAGCATATAGAGGTGGTGCAGACTGGTTGGATGAGTGTCTCGCATATGTCCGCGGAAATATGGAATATGTACAGCAATATGCGGCAGAGCATATCCCTCAACTCGGGGTATTTCTGCCAGACGCAACGTATCTGTTATGGCTTGACTTTAGTAAACTGGACATTAATCAAGAAGAGCTAAACAGTGCTTTACTGAACGAGGCAAAGATTGCCCTTAACGATGGTATTTTCTTCGGTACAGAGGGTACTGGATTTATGCGAATGAACGTTGCATGTCCACGCGTTACGGTTGAAGAAGCGATGCGTAGACTAACGACTTGGATCAATTCGCTTAGCCAAGTGTCGCTATAA
- a CDS encoding stalk domain-containing protein has product MKSKKWIVTAGVLGMVLTGSAGVYAGTQLETIKAYLNHGLAIEVNGQKFTPTGEQGKKLAPITYQGSTYLPVRSIAEALNTEVKYDSQSNKVSIGSASSSGAPTTGNNGTTAPSTGTNTQAQGVKSKYLPADFPLPKDAKTISLVENVMDGKKKVSLTYSTKETLTVLGASYRDYYETKNLTQNIQDLGADDFSIVGRADGKFAVTITGSPSNINEGDNEVTVVWGEE; this is encoded by the coding sequence ATGAAGAGTAAAAAATGGATCGTTACAGCCGGGGTACTTGGCATGGTGCTGACTGGTTCAGCGGGAGTGTATGCAGGTACTCAATTAGAAACAATCAAAGCATACCTGAATCATGGCTTAGCTATTGAGGTGAACGGGCAGAAGTTCACGCCAACAGGAGAGCAGGGAAAGAAGCTGGCTCCGATTACTTATCAAGGCAGTACATACCTACCGGTACGCTCTATAGCAGAGGCATTGAACACAGAAGTTAAGTATGATTCACAGAGCAACAAGGTAAGCATTGGTTCAGCTAGTTCATCTGGTGCGCCAACTACAGGAAACAATGGGACTACAGCTCCGTCAACAGGAACCAATACACAGGCTCAAGGTGTGAAATCTAAATACCTGCCGGCTGATTTCCCATTGCCTAAAGATGCGAAGACCATCTCCCTTGTGGAGAACGTGATGGATGGTAAGAAAAAGGTGAGTCTGACCTATAGCACAAAAGAGACACTAACTGTCCTTGGAGCATCATATCGGGACTACTATGAGACCAAAAATCTTACGCAAAACATCCAAGACTTAGGTGCTGACGATTTCAGCATCGTGGGACGTGCGGATGGAAAATTTGCTGTAACGATCACCGGCTCACCCTCCAACATTAACGAGGGGGATAATGAGGTAACGGTAGTGTGGGGAGAAGAGTAG
- a CDS encoding S9 family peptidase, protein MNSLRGITSEDLFQITWVNDPTPSPQGRQLVYVNRKTNDSRDGYSSHLRLLDLVSHQDRPFTSGEKDHSPAWSPDGSQLAFLREQDGKTQVWLIASDGGEARMLSHLKHGVSSMLWSPDGQALLVKSSVDEQAEDDKDIEDSVENKLLQEHIVDRIRMKSDQGGLWNGRRNHLFYIPLEGGEATQITSGHYDVGEYAWSPDGSSIAWITQMPEEGEDHNDYSLTNHVYRAKPDGTAIEQLTPEGYSFYRLTYAPDGQSIALLASDRSYHNATLIKLYSLPHAGGELACLNSDWDVQCSHSLVGDMRSHLITTGPVFSRDGSSILCLVTIEGSVRIAKFARDGGESGYILPAEKEFYQFVELTDGQIVAAVADVLSPGDLFLYPEPDAIEAQPIQLTHSNPQLTEQIQLSSPETFWFDSSDGLRLQGWIIKPQGVVDGVKIPTILEIHGGPHMMYGFTFMHEFQILAAQGYAVLYLNPRGGLGYGQQFVNACRGDYGGGDYRDLMEAVDYALGQYDFIDETRLGVTGGSYGGFMTNWIVGHTDRFKAAVTQRSISNWLSFYGVSDIGYFFTEDQIGGNAWDDTEKLWKHSPLAYVGNVTTPLLILHGEQDLRCPIEQAEQLYIALKRRRQTTRLVRFPGANHELSRGGHPHLRVRRLEHIAGWFNEHL, encoded by the coding sequence ATGAATAGTTTACGTGGCATTACTTCGGAAGACCTCTTTCAGATCACTTGGGTCAACGATCCAACACCATCTCCTCAAGGCAGACAACTGGTGTATGTGAATCGAAAAACGAATGACAGCCGAGATGGTTATTCATCCCACCTGAGACTTTTGGATCTCGTGAGCCACCAAGATCGTCCCTTTACTTCAGGGGAGAAGGATCATTCTCCTGCCTGGTCGCCGGATGGATCACAGCTTGCCTTTTTACGGGAACAGGATGGGAAGACCCAAGTTTGGCTCATTGCATCCGATGGTGGAGAGGCTAGAATGTTAAGTCATCTAAAGCATGGGGTTAGTTCGATGCTCTGGTCACCAGACGGACAAGCCTTGCTCGTTAAATCCTCCGTGGATGAGCAAGCTGAGGACGATAAGGACATAGAAGATTCCGTAGAAAACAAATTGCTGCAAGAGCATATTGTGGATCGCATTCGGATGAAATCAGATCAAGGTGGATTATGGAACGGCAGACGCAACCATCTATTCTATATCCCGCTTGAAGGTGGAGAAGCTACGCAGATAACCTCAGGCCACTACGATGTTGGAGAGTATGCATGGTCACCGGATGGATCTAGCATCGCTTGGATTACCCAGATGCCAGAAGAAGGCGAAGATCATAACGATTACAGTCTAACCAACCATGTATATCGCGCCAAACCTGACGGAACAGCGATCGAGCAACTGACGCCGGAAGGATATTCATTCTACCGTCTTACGTATGCACCGGATGGACAATCCATTGCACTACTCGCCAGTGACCGTTCCTATCACAATGCTACGCTTATCAAATTATATTCACTCCCCCACGCGGGCGGTGAGCTAGCGTGTCTTAATTCAGATTGGGATGTGCAGTGTAGCCACAGTCTCGTTGGGGATATGCGCTCCCATTTAATTACTACGGGGCCTGTATTCAGCCGTGACGGTTCGTCAATCCTTTGCCTCGTAACGATCGAGGGCAGTGTTCGGATTGCCAAATTTGCAAGAGATGGCGGCGAGTCAGGTTATATTTTACCGGCCGAAAAAGAATTCTATCAATTCGTTGAACTTACAGATGGACAGATTGTTGCAGCCGTGGCTGATGTGTTGAGTCCGGGGGATCTCTTTCTCTATCCTGAACCGGATGCCATCGAAGCTCAGCCTATTCAGCTCACACATAGTAACCCACAGTTGACCGAACAGATCCAACTTAGTTCACCAGAAACATTCTGGTTTGACTCTTCGGATGGCCTCCGGCTACAAGGATGGATTATTAAACCACAGGGAGTGGTCGATGGGGTCAAAATCCCAACGATTCTTGAAATCCATGGTGGACCACATATGATGTATGGCTTTACCTTCATGCATGAATTCCAGATCCTTGCCGCACAAGGGTATGCTGTATTGTATCTTAACCCTCGTGGAGGGCTTGGTTACGGACAACAATTCGTGAATGCCTGCCGTGGAGATTATGGCGGCGGTGATTACCGTGATCTGATGGAAGCTGTTGATTATGCCCTTGGTCAATATGACTTTATCGACGAGACTCGCCTAGGTGTTACCGGTGGCAGTTATGGTGGCTTTATGACCAACTGGATTGTTGGACATACCGACCGTTTCAAAGCCGCCGTCACACAACGCTCCATATCCAACTGGCTCTCTTTCTACGGCGTCAGCGACATCGGATATTTCTTCACAGAGGATCAGATTGGCGGCAACGCTTGGGATGATACAGAGAAATTATGGAAGCACTCTCCACTAGCCTATGTAGGCAATGTAACAACCCCACTACTTATTCTGCATGGAGAGCAGGATTTACGATGCCCGATCGAACAAGCTGAACAATTATATATTGCCTTGAAGCGACGTCGACAGACGACACGTCTCGTTCGTTTCCCGGGTGCTAATCATGAATTGTCCAGAGGAGGACATCCACATCTGAGAGTCCGCCGGCTTGAGCATATTGCGGGTTGGTTTAACGAGCACCTCTAA
- a CDS encoding STM3941 family protein, whose amino-acid sequence MSTSYEQQHVEYPSRKRLAWLTVGSAIFIAAGLFLILSNSKDSGASTISCVVGIVSILFFGCCLCYILMKMIKKEPSFVVDEEGFVDSSSYTSGGSIAWTDVENIFMYELMGQPMIGVKLWDEKAFLDRQTGIKRKLMTVNTNMVDATISIAQSSLTLPLDQLYVMMVGRWKRANTSVANQQPPERI is encoded by the coding sequence TTGTCCACATCCTATGAACAACAACACGTAGAATACCCTAGCCGAAAACGCCTGGCGTGGCTTACAGTAGGGTCAGCGATTTTCATTGCAGCCGGTTTATTCTTAATTCTTAGTAATTCAAAGGATTCTGGTGCTTCTACGATTTCATGTGTGGTTGGTATCGTTTCTATTTTGTTTTTTGGCTGTTGCCTCTGTTACATTCTGATGAAAATGATCAAGAAAGAGCCTTCATTTGTGGTGGATGAGGAGGGCTTTGTGGATTCATCCTCCTATACTTCAGGTGGTTCCATTGCCTGGACAGATGTAGAGAATATTTTTATGTATGAGCTTATGGGACAACCTATGATTGGCGTTAAGCTGTGGGATGAGAAGGCCTTTCTAGATCGCCAGACGGGTATCAAACGCAAACTAATGACCGTGAATACGAATATGGTGGATGCCACGATAAGCATAGCGCAGAGTAGTCTCACATTACCGTTAGATCAATTATATGTGATGATGGTGGGACGCTGGAAACGGGCCAATACGTCCGTTGCCAATCAACAACCGCCTGAACGAATTTAG
- a CDS encoding aldo/keto reductase codes for MIQDQIARTVQLPDGTTLPAIGQGTWYMGEKHSSRTKEVRALRDGIELGMTLIDTAEMYAEGGAEEVTGEAIEGCRDDVFLVSKVYPHHADRQQMITACENSLRRLGTDRIDLYLLHWRGRVPLEETVEAMEQLKQAGKILRWGVSNLDTDDMQELWNVPGGKHCAVNQVLYHAASRGIEYDLLPWLRERHVPVMAYCPLAQGGRLRKELLEHPVIQEIAEARNVTTSQIALSWVIREGDVIAIPKAVQLEHVADNAAAMNLVLTPEEEARLNEVFPAPQRKVPLDIV; via the coding sequence ATGATTCAGGATCAGATCGCTCGTACAGTTCAACTGCCAGATGGAACAACCTTGCCTGCAATTGGTCAAGGCACATGGTATATGGGTGAAAAGCATTCGAGCCGTACAAAGGAAGTTAGAGCCTTGCGAGATGGAATTGAACTTGGCATGACCCTGATCGATACCGCAGAGATGTACGCAGAAGGCGGGGCAGAAGAGGTGACGGGTGAAGCAATCGAGGGTTGTCGTGATGATGTGTTCCTGGTGTCGAAAGTGTATCCGCATCATGCAGATCGGCAGCAGATGATTACAGCTTGCGAGAACAGCCTCCGGCGTCTAGGTACAGATCGGATAGACCTCTATTTGCTGCATTGGCGAGGAAGGGTTCCACTTGAAGAGACCGTCGAGGCGATGGAGCAACTGAAGCAAGCTGGCAAGATTCTGCGCTGGGGTGTATCTAATCTGGATACAGACGATATGCAGGAGTTATGGAACGTACCGGGCGGTAAACATTGTGCCGTAAATCAAGTGCTGTACCATGCTGCATCACGAGGCATTGAATATGATCTCTTACCATGGTTACGAGAACGGCACGTTCCTGTGATGGCGTATTGTCCTCTTGCCCAAGGAGGCAGATTGCGTAAAGAATTACTTGAACATCCAGTCATCCAAGAGATTGCAGAAGCACGTAATGTAACAACTTCCCAGATTGCACTATCATGGGTTATCCGTGAAGGGGACGTTATTGCGATACCCAAAGCAGTCCAGCTAGAGCATGTGGCGGATAACGCCGCAGCGATGAATCTTGTATTGACACCAGAGGAAGAGGCACGGCTGAATGAGGTGTTCCCTGCACCACAACGGAAGGTTCCTTTGGACATCGTTTAA
- a CDS encoding GntR family transcriptional regulator, whose protein sequence is MSMEFDNNLPIYIQIMQYIKKQIVTGTLQAGDKIPSVRELAAELQINPNTVQRTFQELEREEVVETRRGLGRYVTSEESKIMTIKKEMAGELLERFLTGMQELGIEEQDIVSIVADAVAEGQSQQNHPAGKGGTQHD, encoded by the coding sequence GTGAGTATGGAATTTGATAATAATTTACCAATCTATATACAGATCATGCAGTACATCAAGAAGCAGATTGTGACCGGAACACTGCAAGCTGGAGATAAGATTCCTTCGGTACGTGAACTAGCGGCTGAACTACAGATTAATCCCAACACGGTACAACGCACGTTCCAAGAGCTGGAACGAGAAGAAGTGGTGGAAACGAGACGTGGGCTTGGAAGATATGTGACAAGTGAGGAGTCGAAGATTATGACGATCAAAAAAGAAATGGCTGGAGAATTACTGGAGCGCTTCCTGACAGGTATGCAAGAACTCGGTATTGAGGAGCAGGACATTGTCTCGATTGTGGCAGATGCCGTTGCCGAAGGACAATCACAACAGAATCATCCGGCTGGGAAGGGAGGCACGCAGCATGACTAA